Proteins co-encoded in one Arachis hypogaea cultivar Tifrunner chromosome 13, arahy.Tifrunner.gnm2.J5K5, whole genome shotgun sequence genomic window:
- the LOC112792621 gene encoding pentatricopeptide repeat-containing protein At5g27270 isoform X1, with the protein MESLKSPFLFSTPLLPPPSLTTTNNKPITRIRSSSLHRDPWSLPDGDPASPKPRSRNPKNPLSDDNARRIIKAKARYLSVLRRNQGPQAQTPRWIKRSPEQMVQYLQDDRNGHLYGKHVVAAIKKVRALSQRVDDDYDMRMVMGSFVGKLTFREMCVVLKEQKGWRQVRDFFAWMKLQLSYHPSVIVYTIVLRLYGQVGKLKLAEETFLEMLDAGCEPDEVACGTMLCSYARWGRHKAMFSFYSAVKERGIMLSVAVYNFMLSSLQKKSLHREVVLVWRDMVREGVTPNDFTYTVVITSLVKEGLHEDAFKTFEEMKNNGFVPEEVTYNMLINLSAKNGNRDVVQRLYEDMRFQGVIPSKYTCSSLLSLYYRYEDYPKALSLFSEMINNKIPADEVIYGLLIRIYGRLGLYEDAHKTFEEMKHRGLLTNEKTYLAMAQVYLTSGKVDKGLEVIELMKSSNIWFSRFAYIVLLQCYVMKEDVVSAEETLLALRKTGLPDAGSCNDMLNLYVGLNLMEKAKEFIVQLMEDKTNFDEDLYRTVMKIYCKGGMMLEAEQLTNQMFKNDLFKYSSFVQTIYWILCQHKGDEQSDDKLVASGSIDKHDVTALGLVLNLYLSNGNFSKIGTLLKLLQEYPGGSKIVSQLTISLAKDGELSKVESLNRQLTEIDSKMEEATIASLISHCGKQHMLKQAEDIFAEYVHSHTPSKLLYNSMIDVYAKCGEQEKAYLLYKQVTKEGCDLGAVGISIIVNALTNGGKHQEAENIICTSLENNLELDTVAYNTFIKAMLESGKLHLASSIFERMCSSGVAPSIQTFNMMISVYGRSQKLDRAVEMFRKAPSLGVPLDEKTYMNLIGYYGKAGKVHEASQLFNKMQEEGIKPGKVSYNIMINVYANAGACHEAEKLFQAMQRQGCSPDSFTYLSLVQAYTQSLNYSEAEETICTMKSKGILPSCAHFNILISAFIKAGMINEAKRVYEELPTFGLIPDLICHRTIMKGYMENGCVEEGISLFESISTSIKGDTFIMSAAVHFYEAAGMKKKTEELLCMMNKMGIPFLRKLEFGSRVKVKTS; encoded by the exons ATGGAGTCTCTGAAATCCCCTTTTCTCTTCTCCACTCCACTCCTCCCTCCACCTTCTCTCACAACCACCAACAACAAACCAATTACTCGAATCCGCTCCTCCTCACTGCACAGAGACCCTTGGTCCCTCCCAGACGGGGATCCCGCGAGCCCCAAGCCCCGTTCCCGAAACCCTAAGAACCCTCTCTCCGACGACAACGCCCGCCGCATCATAAAGGCCAAGGCCCGCTACCTCAGCGTCCTCCGCAGGAACCAGGGCCCACAGGCCCAGACGCCCCGCTGGATAAAGCGGTCGCCGGAGCAGATGGTTCAGTACCTTCAGGATGACCGCAACGGACACCTCTACGGGAAGCACGTGGTCGCCGCCATCAAGAAGGTTCGCGCTCTCTCTCAGAGGGTGGATGATGACTACGACATGAGGATGGTCATGGGTTCCTTCGTTGGCAAGCTCACCTTCAGGGAGATGTGCGTCGTCCTCAAGGAACAGAAAGGGTGGCGCCAAGTCAGAGACTTCTTTGCTTGGATGAAATTGCAG CTGAGCTACCATCCGAGTGTGATTGTCTACACTATAGTATTGCGCTTGTATGGGCAAGTTGGAAAGCTTAAGCTAGCTGAAGAGACCTTCTTGGAGATGCTTGATGCAGGTTGTGAACCAGATGAAGTTGCTTGTGGTACCATGCTATGTTCATATGCTAGATGGGGGCGACATAAGGCTATGTTTTCTTTCTATTCAGCTGTAAAGGAAAGGGGTATCATGCTTTCTGTTGCTGTCTACAACTTTATGCTGTCTTCTTTGCAAAAGAAATCACTCCATAGAGAGGTTGTGTTAGTATGGAGGGATATGGTAAGAGAAGGGGTGACACCTAATGATTTTACCTATACTGTAGTCATCACCTCTCTTGTCAAAGAAGGGCTACATGAAGATGCTTTCAAGACTTTTGAGGAGATGAAAAATAATGGATTTGTTCCTGAGGAGGTGACTTATAACATGCTTATTAATTTAAGTGCTAAAAATGGCAACAGGGATGTAGTTCAAAGATTGTATGAGGATATGAGGTTTCAAGGAGTAATTCCTAGTAAATACACTTGTTCATCACTTCTATCGTTATATTACAGATATGAGGACTACCCGAAAGCCCTCTCACTCTTTTCAGAAATGATAAACAACAAAATTCCAGCTGATGAAGTCATCTATGGTTTGCTTATTAGAATTTATGGAAGGCTTGGTTTATATGAGGATGCTCATAAAACATTTGAAGAGATGAAGCATCGAGGTTTGCTTACCAATGAAAAGACATATTTGGCAATGGCACAAGTCTATCTTACTTCGGGGAAGGTAGACAAAGGCTTGGAAGTGATTGAACTCATGAAGTCTAGCAACATATGGTTCTCTCGATTTGCTTATATTGTCCTGCTACAGTGTTATGTGATGAAAGAAGATGTAGTATCCGCTGAAGAAACATTGTTGGCTCTCCGCAAGACTGGACTGCCTGATGCTGGTTCTTGTAATGATATGCTCAATTTGTATGTGGGACTTAATTTGATGGAAAAGGCAAAGGAGTTCATTGTCCAATTAATGGAGGATAAGACAAATTTTGATGAGGATCTTTATAGGACAGTTATGAAGATTTATTGTAAGGGTGGAATGATGCTAGAAGCGGAGCAGTTAACAAATCAGATGTTTAAGAATGACTTATTTAAATATAGTAGTTTCGTCCAGACAATTTATTGGATTCTTTGTCAACATAAAGGGGATGAGCAATCTGATGATAAACTTGTTGCTTCTGGGTCCATTGACAAACATGATGTCACGGCTCTAGGGCTGGTGCTCAATTTATATTTGTCAAATGGCAACTTCAGCAAGATAGGAACGTTACTGAAGCTATTACAGGAATATCCTGGGGGATCAAAAATTGTTAGTCAACTCACCATCAGCTTGGCCAAAGATG GAGAATTGAGTAAAGTGGAATCTCTCAACAGACAGTTAACTGAAATTGACAGCAAAATGGAAGAAGCCACCATTGCTTCTTTGATTAGCCATTGTGGCAAACAACATATGCTGAAACAAGCTGAAGACATCTTTGCAGAATATGTGCATTCTCACACACCTAGTAAACTACTTTATAACTCTATGATTGATGTATATGCAAAATGTGGTGAGCAAGAGAAGGCATATTTGCTATACAAGCAAGTAACCAAGGAAGGATGTGATCTTGGTGCTGTTGGAATTAGCATCATTGTAAATGCTTTAACTAATGGAG GAAAACATCAGGAGGCTGAGAATATCATCTGCACAAGTCTTGAAAATAACTTGGAGCTTGATACTGTGGCTTACAATACCTTTATCAAGGCCATGCTTGAATCAG GTAAATTGCATTTGGCATCCAGTATTTTTGAGCGCATGTGTTCCTCTGGTGTTGCTCCATCAATCCAAACATTTAACATGATGATAAG TGTCTATGGGAGATCCCAAAAGTTGGATAGAGCCGTGGAGATGTTCAGGAAGGCTCCCTCTTTAGGTGTGCCTTTGGATGAGAAAACATACATGAATTTGATTGGCTACTACGGGAAGGCTG GTAAGGTACATGAAGCTTCACAGTTGTTCAACAAAATGCAGGAAGAAGGGATAAAACCTGGAAAG GTTAGCTACAACATTATGATCAATGTATATGCTAATGCTGGAGCTTGCCATGAAGCAGAGAAGCTTTTCCAGGCCATGCAGAGACAGGGTTGTTCACCTGACTCTTTCACATATCTCTCCCTTGTTCAAGCATATACCCAAAGTCTGAACTACTCTGAAGCTGAGGAGACCATATGTACTATGAAAAGCAAAGGCATTCTACCATCTTGTGCacattttaatattttgatatcCGCATTCATCAAAGCAGGGATGATCAATGAAGCCAAGAGGGTTTATGAAGAACTTCCAACTTTTGGTTTGATTCCTGATCTCATATGTCACCGGACAATAATGAAAGGTTACATGGAAAATGGATGCGTGGAGGAAGGTATCAGTTTATTTGAAAGTATAAGCACGTCAATAAAAGGAGACACATTCATCATGAGTGCAGCTGTGCATTTTTATGAAGCTGCaggaatgaaaaagaaaactgaaGAACTGTTGTGTATGATGAACAAGATGGGAATCCCATTCTTAAGGAAACTTGAATTTGGATCAAGAGTGAAAGTAAAAACATCATGA
- the LOC112792621 gene encoding pentatricopeptide repeat-containing protein At5g27270 isoform X2, which yields MLDAGCEPDEVACGTMLCSYARWGRHKAMFSFYSAVKERGIMLSVAVYNFMLSSLQKKSLHREVVLVWRDMVREGVTPNDFTYTVVITSLVKEGLHEDAFKTFEEMKNNGFVPEEVTYNMLINLSAKNGNRDVVQRLYEDMRFQGVIPSKYTCSSLLSLYYRYEDYPKALSLFSEMINNKIPADEVIYGLLIRIYGRLGLYEDAHKTFEEMKHRGLLTNEKTYLAMAQVYLTSGKVDKGLEVIELMKSSNIWFSRFAYIVLLQCYVMKEDVVSAEETLLALRKTGLPDAGSCNDMLNLYVGLNLMEKAKEFIVQLMEDKTNFDEDLYRTVMKIYCKGGMMLEAEQLTNQMFKNDLFKYSSFVQTIYWILCQHKGDEQSDDKLVASGSIDKHDVTALGLVLNLYLSNGNFSKIGTLLKLLQEYPGGSKIVSQLTISLAKDGELSKVESLNRQLTEIDSKMEEATIASLISHCGKQHMLKQAEDIFAEYVHSHTPSKLLYNSMIDVYAKCGEQEKAYLLYKQVTKEGCDLGAVGISIIVNALTNGGKHQEAENIICTSLENNLELDTVAYNTFIKAMLESGKLHLASSIFERMCSSGVAPSIQTFNMMISVYGRSQKLDRAVEMFRKAPSLGVPLDEKTYMNLIGYYGKAGKVHEASQLFNKMQEEGIKPGKVSYNIMINVYANAGACHEAEKLFQAMQRQGCSPDSFTYLSLVQAYTQSLNYSEAEETICTMKSKGILPSCAHFNILISAFIKAGMINEAKRVYEELPTFGLIPDLICHRTIMKGYMENGCVEEGISLFESISTSIKGDTFIMSAAVHFYEAAGMKKKTEELLCMMNKMGIPFLRKLEFGSRVKVKTS from the exons ATGCTTGATGCAGGTTGTGAACCAGATGAAGTTGCTTGTGGTACCATGCTATGTTCATATGCTAGATGGGGGCGACATAAGGCTATGTTTTCTTTCTATTCAGCTGTAAAGGAAAGGGGTATCATGCTTTCTGTTGCTGTCTACAACTTTATGCTGTCTTCTTTGCAAAAGAAATCACTCCATAGAGAGGTTGTGTTAGTATGGAGGGATATGGTAAGAGAAGGGGTGACACCTAATGATTTTACCTATACTGTAGTCATCACCTCTCTTGTCAAAGAAGGGCTACATGAAGATGCTTTCAAGACTTTTGAGGAGATGAAAAATAATGGATTTGTTCCTGAGGAGGTGACTTATAACATGCTTATTAATTTAAGTGCTAAAAATGGCAACAGGGATGTAGTTCAAAGATTGTATGAGGATATGAGGTTTCAAGGAGTAATTCCTAGTAAATACACTTGTTCATCACTTCTATCGTTATATTACAGATATGAGGACTACCCGAAAGCCCTCTCACTCTTTTCAGAAATGATAAACAACAAAATTCCAGCTGATGAAGTCATCTATGGTTTGCTTATTAGAATTTATGGAAGGCTTGGTTTATATGAGGATGCTCATAAAACATTTGAAGAGATGAAGCATCGAGGTTTGCTTACCAATGAAAAGACATATTTGGCAATGGCACAAGTCTATCTTACTTCGGGGAAGGTAGACAAAGGCTTGGAAGTGATTGAACTCATGAAGTCTAGCAACATATGGTTCTCTCGATTTGCTTATATTGTCCTGCTACAGTGTTATGTGATGAAAGAAGATGTAGTATCCGCTGAAGAAACATTGTTGGCTCTCCGCAAGACTGGACTGCCTGATGCTGGTTCTTGTAATGATATGCTCAATTTGTATGTGGGACTTAATTTGATGGAAAAGGCAAAGGAGTTCATTGTCCAATTAATGGAGGATAAGACAAATTTTGATGAGGATCTTTATAGGACAGTTATGAAGATTTATTGTAAGGGTGGAATGATGCTAGAAGCGGAGCAGTTAACAAATCAGATGTTTAAGAATGACTTATTTAAATATAGTAGTTTCGTCCAGACAATTTATTGGATTCTTTGTCAACATAAAGGGGATGAGCAATCTGATGATAAACTTGTTGCTTCTGGGTCCATTGACAAACATGATGTCACGGCTCTAGGGCTGGTGCTCAATTTATATTTGTCAAATGGCAACTTCAGCAAGATAGGAACGTTACTGAAGCTATTACAGGAATATCCTGGGGGATCAAAAATTGTTAGTCAACTCACCATCAGCTTGGCCAAAGATG GAGAATTGAGTAAAGTGGAATCTCTCAACAGACAGTTAACTGAAATTGACAGCAAAATGGAAGAAGCCACCATTGCTTCTTTGATTAGCCATTGTGGCAAACAACATATGCTGAAACAAGCTGAAGACATCTTTGCAGAATATGTGCATTCTCACACACCTAGTAAACTACTTTATAACTCTATGATTGATGTATATGCAAAATGTGGTGAGCAAGAGAAGGCATATTTGCTATACAAGCAAGTAACCAAGGAAGGATGTGATCTTGGTGCTGTTGGAATTAGCATCATTGTAAATGCTTTAACTAATGGAG GAAAACATCAGGAGGCTGAGAATATCATCTGCACAAGTCTTGAAAATAACTTGGAGCTTGATACTGTGGCTTACAATACCTTTATCAAGGCCATGCTTGAATCAG GTAAATTGCATTTGGCATCCAGTATTTTTGAGCGCATGTGTTCCTCTGGTGTTGCTCCATCAATCCAAACATTTAACATGATGATAAG TGTCTATGGGAGATCCCAAAAGTTGGATAGAGCCGTGGAGATGTTCAGGAAGGCTCCCTCTTTAGGTGTGCCTTTGGATGAGAAAACATACATGAATTTGATTGGCTACTACGGGAAGGCTG GTAAGGTACATGAAGCTTCACAGTTGTTCAACAAAATGCAGGAAGAAGGGATAAAACCTGGAAAG GTTAGCTACAACATTATGATCAATGTATATGCTAATGCTGGAGCTTGCCATGAAGCAGAGAAGCTTTTCCAGGCCATGCAGAGACAGGGTTGTTCACCTGACTCTTTCACATATCTCTCCCTTGTTCAAGCATATACCCAAAGTCTGAACTACTCTGAAGCTGAGGAGACCATATGTACTATGAAAAGCAAAGGCATTCTACCATCTTGTGCacattttaatattttgatatcCGCATTCATCAAAGCAGGGATGATCAATGAAGCCAAGAGGGTTTATGAAGAACTTCCAACTTTTGGTTTGATTCCTGATCTCATATGTCACCGGACAATAATGAAAGGTTACATGGAAAATGGATGCGTGGAGGAAGGTATCAGTTTATTTGAAAGTATAAGCACGTCAATAAAAGGAGACACATTCATCATGAGTGCAGCTGTGCATTTTTATGAAGCTGCaggaatgaaaaagaaaactgaaGAACTGTTGTGTATGATGAACAAGATGGGAATCCCATTCTTAAGGAAACTTGAATTTGGATCAAGAGTGAAAGTAAAAACATCATGA
- the LOC112792622 gene encoding peptidyl-prolyl cis-trans isomerase FKBP62, producing MEDDFEFPAAGGNNFDDDMEIPNEEEEVDSTLKVGDEREIGKTGLKKKLVKEGEGWETPSKGDEVEVHYTGTLLDGTKFDSSRDRGTPFKFKLGHGQVIKGWDEGIKTMKKGENAVFTIPPELAYGESGSPPTIPPNATLQFDVELLSWTSVKDICKDGGIFKKIVTEGEKWENPKDLDEVLVKYVAKLEDGMVVSKSDGVEFTVEEGYFCPALAKAVKTMKKGEKVILTVKPEYAFGENGRPASGDEGAVPPNASLQIDLELISWKAVSDITKDKKVLKKTLKEGEGYERPNDGAVVQVKLIGKLQDGTVFVKKGHDDEQPFEFKIDEEQVIDGLDKAVMNMKKGEVALVTIHPEYAFGSSGSTQELATVPPNSNVYYEVELVSFVKEKESWDMNTPEKIEAAGKKKEEGNALFKAGKYERASKRYEKAIKYIEYDSSFSDEEKQKTKVLKVTCNLNNAACKLKLKDYKQAEKLCTKVLELDSRNVKALYRRAQAYIQLVDLDLAEMDIKKALEIEPDNRDVKIEYKILKDKVREYNKKDAQFYGSIFAKMNKMEQARSASAKQEPVPMAVDSKA from the exons ATGGAAGACGATTTCGAGTTCCCAGCTGCCGGCGGCAACAACTTCGACGATGACATGGAGATTCCCAACGAGGAGGAGGAGGTCGACTCTACGCTCAAGGTTGGGGACGAAAGGGAGATCGGAAAAACCGGCCTCAAGAAGAAGCTCGTTAAGGAAGGTGAAGGCTGGGAAACACCTTCAAAAGGAGACGAAGTTGAAG TGCATTACACGGGAACGTTGCTCGATGGAACCAAATTTGATTCGAGTCGTGACAGGGGTACACCTTTCAAGTTCAAGCTTGGCCATG GTCAAGTGATCAAGGGTTGGGATGAGGGAATCAAAACCATGAAGAAGGGTGAGAATGCCGTCTTCACGATTCCCCCAGAATTGGCCTATGGTGAATCTGGATCTCCTCCTACCATTCCTCCCAATGCAACTCTGCAGTTTGATGTGGAGTTGCTGTCTTGGACGAGCGTCAAGGACATTTGCAAAGATGGAGGGATATTCAAGAAGATTGTCACTGAAGGAGAGAAATGGGAAAATCCTAAGGATCTTGATGAAGTGCTTG TTAAATATGTGGCTAAGCTTGAAGATGGCATGGTTGTTTCGAAATCTGATGGGGTGGAGTTCACCGTGGAAGAAG GTTATTTCTGTCCTGCATTGGCCAAGGCTGTAAAGACAATGAAAAAGGGAGAGAAAGTCATCTTGACCGTGAAGCCGGAAT ATGCGTTTGGTGAGAATGGAAGGCCAGCATCAGGTGATGAAGGCGCTGTACCTCCGAATGCTTCGCTCCAAATTGATCTTGAGTTGATATCTTGGAAGGCGGTATCTGACATAACCAAGGATAAGAAGGTTCTCAAGAAGACCTTGAAGGAGGGAGAGGGGTATGAACGTCCCAATGATGGAGCTGTGGTTCAAG TGAAACTTATTGGTAAGCTGCAAGATGGGACTGTTTTCGTGAAGAAGGGTCATGATGATGAGCAGCCATTTGAGTTCAAAATTGACGAGGAGCAAGTAATTGATGGACTTGATAAAGCTGTGATGAACATGAAGAAAGGGGAAGTTGCATTGGTGACCATACATCCTGAGTATGCTTTTGGCTCATCTGGGTCAACTCAGGAATTGGCCACCGTTCCTCCCAACTCCAATGTGTACTATGAAGTTGAGCTGGTTTCCTTTGTAAAG GAAAAGGAATCGTGGGATATGAATACACCAGAGAAGATAGAGGCAGctggaaagaagaaggaagaagggaatgcATTGTTCAAGGCTGGCAAATATGAAAGAGCATCAAAGAGATATGAAAAG GCCATAAAGTACATTGAATATGATTCTTCCTTCAGCGATGAGGAGAAACAGAAGACAAAGGTGCTAAAGGTCACATGCAATCTCAATAATGCAGCTTGTAAGCTGAAGCTCAAGGACTACAAACAAGCAGAGAAGTTGTGCACTAAG GTATTGGAGTTGGATAGTAGAAATGTGAAGGCATTATACCGGAGGGCACAAGCATATATTCAACTTGTGGATTTGGATCTGGCTGAAATGGACATTAAGAAAGCTCTTGAGATTGAACCAGACAATAG GGATGTGAAGATTGAGTACAAAATTTTGAAAGATAAAGTGAGAGAATACAACAAGAAGGATGCACAGTTCTATGGCAGCATATTTGCAAAGATGAACAAAATGGAACAAGCTAGAAGTGCTTCAGCAAAGCAGGAACCTGTGCCAATGGCTGTTGATAGCAAAGCTTAG